A stretch of Prunus dulcis chromosome 6, ALMONDv2, whole genome shotgun sequence DNA encodes these proteins:
- the LOC117631841 gene encoding regulatory-associated protein of TOR 2 isoform X2 yields the protein MALGDLMASRFSQSSVVVVPNHLDDCASSHEDGDLSSQRRESETASSSYGNATATTATSMAYLPQTIVLCELRHDAFEACVPLGPSDSGLVSKWRPKDRMKTGCVALVLCLNISVDPPDVIKISPCARMECWIDPFSMAPQKALEKIGKTLSEQYERWQPKARYKVQLDPTVEEVKKLCNTCRKYAKSERVLFHYNGHGVPKPTANGEIWLFNKSYTQYIPLPISDLDSWLKTPSIYVFDCSAAGMIINSFIELHDWGGSSSSGSTRDCILLAACEAHETLPQSAEFPADVFTSCLTTPIKMALRWFCTRSLLHESLDHSLIDKIPGRQNDRRTLLGELNWIFTAVTDTIAWNVLPHDLFQRLFRQDLLVASLFRNFLLAERIMRSANCSPISHPMLPPTHQHHMWDAWDMAAEICLSQLPLLVEDPNAGFQQSPFFTEQLTAFEVWLDHGSEHKKPPEQLPIVLQVLLSQCHRFRALVLLGRFLDMGPWAVDLALSVGIFPYVLKLLQTMTPELRQILVFIWTKILALDKSCQVDLVKDGGHTYFIRFLDSMEAYPEQRAMAAFVLAVIVDTHRRGQEACIEAGLIHVCLKHLQGPTANDTQTEPLFLQWLCLCLGKLWEDFTEAQIFGLQADAPAICAPLLSEPQPEVRASAVFALGTLLDVGSGSCRDGVGGDEEYDDDEKIRAEISIVRSLLSVASDGSPLVRAEVAVALGRFAFGHNKHLKSIAAAYWKPQSSSLLNSLPSLSHIKGSVVSSQIGPLLRVTNDNSLVVRDGRVSTSSPLASSGIMHGSPLSDDSSQHSDSGILNDGVSNGGVNLSTPKPLDNAMYSQCVLAMCTLAKDPSPRIASLGRQVLAIIGIEQVVAKPVKSSNNSVRPGESITASPGLARSSSWFDMNGAVSKLNNQIASWDTKFETGTKTILLEPFSPIVIAADENERIRVWNYQEAKEATLLNSFDNHDFPDKGISKLCLVNELDDSLLLAASSDGNIRIWKDYTLKGRQKLVTAFSSIQGHKPGVRSLNAVVDWQQQSGYLYASGEISSIMVWDLDKEQLVNSIPSSDCSISALSASQVHGGQLTAGFVDGSVRLYDVRTPEMLVCATRPHTQKVERVVGIGFQPGLDPAKIVSASQAGDIQFLDIRNDREAYLTIEAHRGSLTALAVHRHAPIIASGSAKQLIKVFSLEGEQLGTIRYYPSFMAQKIGPVSCLAFHPYEVLLAAGAADACASIYADDNSQAR from the exons ATGGCATTGGGGGATTTGATGGCCTCCCGGTTTTCGCAATCCTCCGTGGTCGTGGTCCCAAACCACTTGGATGACTGCGCCTCCAGTCACGAAGACGGCGATTTGAGCTCGCAGAGAAGGGAATCCGAGACTGCTAGTAGTAGTTATGGAAATGCCACGGCCACCACTGCTACGAGCATGGCCTACTTGCCCCAAACCATTGTATTGTGTGAACTTCGGCACGACGCCTTCGAGGCTTGCGTGCCACTAGGTCCATCTGATAGTGGTCTGGTCTCCAAATGGCGGCCTAAAGATCGA ATGAAGACGGGATGTGTAGCTCTAGTACTATGTTTAAACATTAGCGTTGATCCGCCCGATGTAATTAAGATATCTCCCTGTGCCCGAATGGAGTGCTGGATAG ATCCATTTTCTATGGCTCCACAAAAAGCTCTTGAAAAAATTGGTAAAACCTTGAGTGAACAGTATGAGAGGTGGCAACCAAag GCACGCTACAAGGTTCAGCTTGATCCTACAGTTGAGGAAGTGAAGAAACTTTGTAATACATGTCGCAAATATGCCAAGTCGGAGAGAGTTCTTTTCCATTATAATGGACATGGTGTACCGAAGCCAACTGCTAATGGTGAAATTTGGCTCTTTAATAAG AGTTATACACAGTATATCCCCTTGCCAATAAGTGACCTTGATTCCTGGTTGAAGACACCTTCAATATATGTGTTTGATTGTTCTGCTGCTGGGATGATTATTAATTCATTCATTGAG CTTCATGATTGGGGGGGTTCTAGCTCATCTGGATCTACAAGGGATTGTATCCTGCTTGCGGCTTGTGAAGCACACGAGACTCTTCCACAAAGTGCTGAATTTCCTGCTGATGTGTTTACTTCTTGCCTCACAACTCCCATCAAGATGGCATTAAGATG GTTCTGCACAAGATCATTACTTCATGAGTCTCTTGATCATTCGCTGATAGATAAAATCCCTGGCCGCCAAAATGACCGGAGAACCCTCTTGGGGGagttgaattggatttttacGGCTGTCACTGATACAATTGCATGGAATGTTCTCCCTCATG ATCTTTTCCAGAGACTGTTCAGACAAGACCTGTTAGTTGCCAGCCTTTTTCGAAATTTTCTACTTGCTGAGCGAATTATGCGATCGGCAAATTGCTCTCCAATCTCTCACCCAATGTTGCCTCCAACCCATCAGCATCACATGTG GGATGCATGGGACATGGCTGCTGAGATATGCCTTTCTCAGCTTCCATTATTGGTTGAGGATCCTAATGCAGGGTTCCAG cAAAGTCCATTTTTCACTGAGCAGTTGACTGCTTTTGAGGTATGGCTTGACCATGGATCCGAACACAAGAAACCACCAGAGCAGTTGCCTATTGTTCTTCAG GTCTTACTTAGTCAATGCCACCGATTTCGAGCTCTGGTTCTTCTTGGAAGATTCCTTGATATGGGACCCTGGGCTGTAGATCTG GCATTGTCTGTTGGGATATTTCCGTATGTTCTGAAGCTGTTGCAAACAATGACGCCTGAACTACGACAAATTCTTGTATTTATTTGGACAAAAATTCTTGCCCTTGATAAG TCATGTCAGGTTGATCTTGTGAAGGATGGGGGACATACATATTTCATCAGGTTTCTTGATAGCATGGAAGCATATCCAGAACAGCGTGCAATGGCTGCTTTCGTTTTGGCAGTGATTGTTGATACACATAGACGTGGTCAGGAAGCTTGTATTGAAGCAGGTCTGATACATGTTTGCTTGAAGCACCTTCAGGGTCCAACTGCAAATGATACACAGACTGAACCCCTTTTTCTTCAGTGGCTTTGCCTCTGTCTGGGAAAACTGTGGGAGGATTTTACAGAGGCCCAAATATTTGGTTTGCAGGCAGATGCCCCTGCAATATGTGCTCCTCTACTTTCCGAGCCCCAACCAGAG GTTAGGGCTTCTGCTGTTTTTGCACTGGGTACCCTGCTTGATGTGGGTTCGGGTTCATGTAGAGATGGCGTTGGAGGAGATGAAGAATATGACGATGATGAAAAGATTAGAGCTGAAATTAGTATTGTTAGAAGCCTATTAAGTGTTGCTTCAGATGGAAGCCCTCTGGTCAGGGCCGAAGTTGCTGTTG CTCTGGGACGCTTTGCCTTTGGCCACAACAAGCACCTCAAGTCAATTGCTGCTGCGTATTGGAAACCACAATCCAGTTCTCTTCTGAACTCCTTGCCCTCTTTGTCTCATATTAAAGGTAGTGTTGTTTCATCTCAAATTGGTCCACTTTTGAGAGTGACCAATGATAACTCATTGGTTGTTCGAGATGGAAGAGTCTCCACCAGCAGCCCCCTTGCGAGTTCTGGAATTATGCATGGGTCTCCATTGTCTGACGATTCATCTCAGCATTCTGATTCTGGAATATTAAATGATGGTGTGAGCAATGGTGGTGTCAAcctttcaacaccaaaaccCCTGGACAATGCAATGTATTCTCAGTGTGTATTGGCTATGTGTACCTTAGCGAAGGACCCATCTCCACGCATTGCAAGCCTTGGTCGGCAGGTATTGGCCATTATAGGAATTGAACAAGTGGTGGCAAAACCTGTGAAGTCCAGTAATAACAGTGTTCGACCTGGTGAATCCATTACAGCATCTCCTGGATTAGCTCGATCTTCTTCGTGGTTTGATATGAATGGAG CTGTTAGCAAACTTAACAATCAAATTGCTAGCTGGGACACAAAATTTGAGACGGGTACGAAAACAATCTTGCTGGAACCATTTTCTCCTATTGTAATCGCGGCAGACGAGAATGAACGAATCAG ggTATGGAATTACCAAGAGGCTAAGGAGGCTACCCTTCTCAACAGCTTTGATAACCATGATTTTCCTGACAAAGGAATCTCCAAGCTCTGCCTTGTGAATGAGCTTGATGACAGCTTGCTTCTTGCTGCTTCAA GTGATGGAAACATTCGAATTTGGAAAGATTATACTTTGAAGGGTAGACAGAAGCTTGTTACTGcattttcttcaattcaagGTCATAAACCTGGCGTGCGAAGTTTGAATGCTGTTGTAGATTGGCAACAGCAATCAGGATATCTG TATGCTTCTGGTGAGATATCGTCCATTATGGTTTGGGATCTGGATAAAGAGCAGCTTGTGAATTCTATTCCTTCATCAGATTGTAGCATCTCAGCGCTG TCTGCTTCTCAAGTTCATGGGGGACAACTTACAGCTGGTTTTGTAGACGGTTCTGTTAGACTCTATGATGTGCGAACTCCTGAAAT GCTTGTCTGTGCAACGCGACCACACACTCAGAAGGTTGAAAGAGTTGTGGGGATTGGCTTTCAGCCTGGGCTTGATCCTGCTAAG ATTGTAAGTGCGTCTCAGGCAGGTGACATTCAGTTCCTTGATATCAGAAATGACAGGGAGGCCTACCTGACAATTGAAGCTCACAGGGGTTCACTGACAGCTTTAGCTGTTCATAGACATGCCCCCATCATTGCCAGTGGATCAGCCAAACAACTCATAAAAGTCTTTAGTTTGGAGGGTGAACAATTAGGTACCATAAGATACTACCCTTCCTTCATGGCCCAAAAGATCGGTCCTGTCAGTTGCTTAGCCTTCCATCCCTATGAAGTGCTGCTTGCTGCTGGTGCTGCAGATGCTTGCGCATCCATCTATGCTGACGACAACTCTCAAGCTAGATGA
- the LOC117631841 gene encoding regulatory-associated protein of TOR 1 isoform X1 yields the protein MALGDLMASRFSQSSVVVVPNHLDDCASSHEDGDLSSQRRESETASSSYGNATATTATSMAYLPQTIVLCELRHDAFEACVPLGPSDSGLVSKWRPKDRMKTGCVALVLCLNISVDPPDVIKISPCARMECWIDPFSMAPQKALEKIGKTLSEQYERWQPKARYKVQLDPTVEEVKKLCNTCRKYAKSERVLFHYNGHGVPKPTANGEIWLFNKSYTQYIPLPISDLDSWLKTPSIYVFDCSAAGMIINSFIELHDWGGSSSSGSTRDCILLAACEAHETLPQSAEFPADVFTSCLTTPIKMALRWFCTRSLLHESLDHSLIDKIPGRQNDRRTLLGELNWIFTAVTDTIAWNVLPHDLFQRLFRQDLLVASLFRNFLLAERIMRSANCSPISHPMLPPTHQHHMWDAWDMAAEICLSQLPLLVEDPNAGFQQSPFFTEQLTAFEVWLDHGSEHKKPPEQLPIVLQVLLSQCHRFRALVLLGRFLDMGPWAVDLALSVGIFPYVLKLLQTMTPELRQILVFIWTKILALDKSCQVDLVKDGGHTYFIRFLDSMEAYPEQRAMAAFVLAVIVDTHRRGQEACIEAGLIHVCLKHLQGPTANDTQTEPLFLQWLCLCLGKLWEDFTEAQIFGLQADAPAICAPLLSEPQPEVRASAVFALGTLLDVGSGSCRDGVGGDEEYDDDEKIRAEISIVRSLLSVASDGSPLVRAEVAVALGRFAFGHNKHLKSIAAAYWKPQSSSLLNSLPSLSHIKGSVVSSQIGPLLRVTNDNSLVVRDGRVSTSSPLASSGIMHGSPLSDDSSQHSDSGILNDGVSNGGVNLSTPKPLDNAMYSQCVLAMCTLAKDPSPRIASLGRQVLAIIGIEQVVAKPVKSSNNSVRPGESITASPGLARSSSWFDMNGGHLPLTFRTPPVSPPRPNYLTGIRRVYSLEFRPHLMSPDSGLADPLLGSGGTSGASERSVPPQSTIYNWSCGHFSKPLLIAADDSKEILTRREEREKFALEHIAKCQHSSVSKLNNQIASWDTKFETGTKTILLEPFSPIVIAADENERIRVWNYQEAKEATLLNSFDNHDFPDKGISKLCLVNELDDSLLLAASSDGNIRIWKDYTLKGRQKLVTAFSSIQGHKPGVRSLNAVVDWQQQSGYLYASGEISSIMVWDLDKEQLVNSIPSSDCSISALSASQVHGGQLTAGFVDGSVRLYDVRTPEMLVCATRPHTQKVERVVGIGFQPGLDPAKIVSASQAGDIQFLDIRNDREAYLTIEAHRGSLTALAVHRHAPIIASGSAKQLIKVFSLEGEQLGTIRYYPSFMAQKIGPVSCLAFHPYEVLLAAGAADACASIYADDNSQAR from the exons ATGGCATTGGGGGATTTGATGGCCTCCCGGTTTTCGCAATCCTCCGTGGTCGTGGTCCCAAACCACTTGGATGACTGCGCCTCCAGTCACGAAGACGGCGATTTGAGCTCGCAGAGAAGGGAATCCGAGACTGCTAGTAGTAGTTATGGAAATGCCACGGCCACCACTGCTACGAGCATGGCCTACTTGCCCCAAACCATTGTATTGTGTGAACTTCGGCACGACGCCTTCGAGGCTTGCGTGCCACTAGGTCCATCTGATAGTGGTCTGGTCTCCAAATGGCGGCCTAAAGATCGA ATGAAGACGGGATGTGTAGCTCTAGTACTATGTTTAAACATTAGCGTTGATCCGCCCGATGTAATTAAGATATCTCCCTGTGCCCGAATGGAGTGCTGGATAG ATCCATTTTCTATGGCTCCACAAAAAGCTCTTGAAAAAATTGGTAAAACCTTGAGTGAACAGTATGAGAGGTGGCAACCAAag GCACGCTACAAGGTTCAGCTTGATCCTACAGTTGAGGAAGTGAAGAAACTTTGTAATACATGTCGCAAATATGCCAAGTCGGAGAGAGTTCTTTTCCATTATAATGGACATGGTGTACCGAAGCCAACTGCTAATGGTGAAATTTGGCTCTTTAATAAG AGTTATACACAGTATATCCCCTTGCCAATAAGTGACCTTGATTCCTGGTTGAAGACACCTTCAATATATGTGTTTGATTGTTCTGCTGCTGGGATGATTATTAATTCATTCATTGAG CTTCATGATTGGGGGGGTTCTAGCTCATCTGGATCTACAAGGGATTGTATCCTGCTTGCGGCTTGTGAAGCACACGAGACTCTTCCACAAAGTGCTGAATTTCCTGCTGATGTGTTTACTTCTTGCCTCACAACTCCCATCAAGATGGCATTAAGATG GTTCTGCACAAGATCATTACTTCATGAGTCTCTTGATCATTCGCTGATAGATAAAATCCCTGGCCGCCAAAATGACCGGAGAACCCTCTTGGGGGagttgaattggatttttacGGCTGTCACTGATACAATTGCATGGAATGTTCTCCCTCATG ATCTTTTCCAGAGACTGTTCAGACAAGACCTGTTAGTTGCCAGCCTTTTTCGAAATTTTCTACTTGCTGAGCGAATTATGCGATCGGCAAATTGCTCTCCAATCTCTCACCCAATGTTGCCTCCAACCCATCAGCATCACATGTG GGATGCATGGGACATGGCTGCTGAGATATGCCTTTCTCAGCTTCCATTATTGGTTGAGGATCCTAATGCAGGGTTCCAG cAAAGTCCATTTTTCACTGAGCAGTTGACTGCTTTTGAGGTATGGCTTGACCATGGATCCGAACACAAGAAACCACCAGAGCAGTTGCCTATTGTTCTTCAG GTCTTACTTAGTCAATGCCACCGATTTCGAGCTCTGGTTCTTCTTGGAAGATTCCTTGATATGGGACCCTGGGCTGTAGATCTG GCATTGTCTGTTGGGATATTTCCGTATGTTCTGAAGCTGTTGCAAACAATGACGCCTGAACTACGACAAATTCTTGTATTTATTTGGACAAAAATTCTTGCCCTTGATAAG TCATGTCAGGTTGATCTTGTGAAGGATGGGGGACATACATATTTCATCAGGTTTCTTGATAGCATGGAAGCATATCCAGAACAGCGTGCAATGGCTGCTTTCGTTTTGGCAGTGATTGTTGATACACATAGACGTGGTCAGGAAGCTTGTATTGAAGCAGGTCTGATACATGTTTGCTTGAAGCACCTTCAGGGTCCAACTGCAAATGATACACAGACTGAACCCCTTTTTCTTCAGTGGCTTTGCCTCTGTCTGGGAAAACTGTGGGAGGATTTTACAGAGGCCCAAATATTTGGTTTGCAGGCAGATGCCCCTGCAATATGTGCTCCTCTACTTTCCGAGCCCCAACCAGAG GTTAGGGCTTCTGCTGTTTTTGCACTGGGTACCCTGCTTGATGTGGGTTCGGGTTCATGTAGAGATGGCGTTGGAGGAGATGAAGAATATGACGATGATGAAAAGATTAGAGCTGAAATTAGTATTGTTAGAAGCCTATTAAGTGTTGCTTCAGATGGAAGCCCTCTGGTCAGGGCCGAAGTTGCTGTTG CTCTGGGACGCTTTGCCTTTGGCCACAACAAGCACCTCAAGTCAATTGCTGCTGCGTATTGGAAACCACAATCCAGTTCTCTTCTGAACTCCTTGCCCTCTTTGTCTCATATTAAAGGTAGTGTTGTTTCATCTCAAATTGGTCCACTTTTGAGAGTGACCAATGATAACTCATTGGTTGTTCGAGATGGAAGAGTCTCCACCAGCAGCCCCCTTGCGAGTTCTGGAATTATGCATGGGTCTCCATTGTCTGACGATTCATCTCAGCATTCTGATTCTGGAATATTAAATGATGGTGTGAGCAATGGTGGTGTCAAcctttcaacaccaaaaccCCTGGACAATGCAATGTATTCTCAGTGTGTATTGGCTATGTGTACCTTAGCGAAGGACCCATCTCCACGCATTGCAAGCCTTGGTCGGCAGGTATTGGCCATTATAGGAATTGAACAAGTGGTGGCAAAACCTGTGAAGTCCAGTAATAACAGTGTTCGACCTGGTGAATCCATTACAGCATCTCCTGGATTAGCTCGATCTTCTTCGTGGTTTGATATGAATGGAG GTCATTTGCCTTTAACATTCCGAACTCCTCCTGTCAGCCCTCCTCGGCCAAATTACTTGACTGGAATTCGGAGAGTTTATTCTTTAGAGTTCAGGCCTCATCTAATGAGTCCAGATTCTGGATTAGCCGATCCGCTTTTAGGTTCTGGGGGAACTTCTGGCGCCTCAGAACGCAGTGTTCCTCCACAATCAACAATCTACAATTGGAGTTGTGGGCACTTCTCCAAGCCACTTCTCATTGCTGCAGATGACAGTAAAGAAATATTAACcagaagagaggagagagaaaaatttgCCTTGGAGCACATTGCTAAATGCCAGCACTcgt CTGTTAGCAAACTTAACAATCAAATTGCTAGCTGGGACACAAAATTTGAGACGGGTACGAAAACAATCTTGCTGGAACCATTTTCTCCTATTGTAATCGCGGCAGACGAGAATGAACGAATCAG ggTATGGAATTACCAAGAGGCTAAGGAGGCTACCCTTCTCAACAGCTTTGATAACCATGATTTTCCTGACAAAGGAATCTCCAAGCTCTGCCTTGTGAATGAGCTTGATGACAGCTTGCTTCTTGCTGCTTCAA GTGATGGAAACATTCGAATTTGGAAAGATTATACTTTGAAGGGTAGACAGAAGCTTGTTACTGcattttcttcaattcaagGTCATAAACCTGGCGTGCGAAGTTTGAATGCTGTTGTAGATTGGCAACAGCAATCAGGATATCTG TATGCTTCTGGTGAGATATCGTCCATTATGGTTTGGGATCTGGATAAAGAGCAGCTTGTGAATTCTATTCCTTCATCAGATTGTAGCATCTCAGCGCTG TCTGCTTCTCAAGTTCATGGGGGACAACTTACAGCTGGTTTTGTAGACGGTTCTGTTAGACTCTATGATGTGCGAACTCCTGAAAT GCTTGTCTGTGCAACGCGACCACACACTCAGAAGGTTGAAAGAGTTGTGGGGATTGGCTTTCAGCCTGGGCTTGATCCTGCTAAG ATTGTAAGTGCGTCTCAGGCAGGTGACATTCAGTTCCTTGATATCAGAAATGACAGGGAGGCCTACCTGACAATTGAAGCTCACAGGGGTTCACTGACAGCTTTAGCTGTTCATAGACATGCCCCCATCATTGCCAGTGGATCAGCCAAACAACTCATAAAAGTCTTTAGTTTGGAGGGTGAACAATTAGGTACCATAAGATACTACCCTTCCTTCATGGCCCAAAAGATCGGTCCTGTCAGTTGCTTAGCCTTCCATCCCTATGAAGTGCTGCTTGCTGCTGGTGCTGCAGATGCTTGCGCATCCATCTATGCTGACGACAACTCTCAAGCTAGATGA